A stretch of Clostridium sp. BJN0001 DNA encodes these proteins:
- a CDS encoding RusA family crossover junction endodeoxyribonuclease: protein MCTYAKIIVDGSPLTKSNFKLHNKNGRAILPTSSGSSNDRYAVYEEKIAYMARAQNPNIILDESLIAILHVYYKSEKRHPDTINITKSIFDGIEKSGLIVNDAQITKIYTEEHFDKINPRFELFLYPESKFNISIDITNKKIKASPKIYFPNTKNILHKINKKAKETEPIIIDSNTCSVCGKKIQNDDYVSTDKGKKKICRKCFSKLF from the coding sequence TTGTGCACATATGCAAAAATAATAGTAGATGGTTCACCACTTACAAAATCTAATTTCAAACTTCATAATAAAAATGGACGTGCAATTTTACCCACATCATCTGGTTCTTCTAATGACAGATATGCTGTATACGAAGAAAAAATTGCTTATATGGCACGAGCTCAAAATCCAAATATTATATTAGATGAAAGTCTTATAGCAATTCTTCATGTATATTATAAAAGTGAAAAAAGACATCCAGATACAATAAACATTACTAAAAGTATCTTCGATGGAATTGAAAAAAGCGGACTTATAGTAAACGATGCTCAAATTACAAAAATATATACAGAAGAACATTTTGATAAAATAAATCCACGATTTGAACTTTTCTTATATCCAGAAAGCAAATTTAATATCAGTATAGACATAACTAATAAAAAAATAAAAGCATCACCTAAAATATATTTTCCAAATACTAAAAATATATTACATAAAATCAATAAAAAAGCTAAAGAAACTGAACCTATTATTATAGATTCCAATACCTGTTCAGTTTGTGGCAAAAAGATACAAAATGATGATTATGTATCTACAGATAAAGGTAAGAAAAAAATATGTAGAAAATGTTTTTCAAAATTATTTTAA
- the tsaD gene encoding tRNA (adenosine(37)-N6)-threonylcarbamoyltransferase complex transferase subunit TsaD yields the protein MDRKVILAIESSCDETAAAVVVNGREVLSNVISSQIETHTKFGGVVPEVASRMHIEVVDKVVKQALKEASLTIDEIDAIGVTYGPGLVGALLVGLQYAKGLALSSGKPLVGVNHIQGHISANFIQYKELKPPFVSLVVSGGHTFIVYVKDYTEFEIIGETRDDAAGEAFDKVARAIGLGYPGGPKIDKISNEGNDKAFNFPRAKFHDDSLDFSFSGLKSAVLNYINSAKMKNIEINKADVASSFQKAVIDVLRNNVFLTCEKRNVDKIAVAGGVASNSHLRHELLSEGEEKGIKILFPEPILCTDNAAMIGSAAYFNYIKGYVSDLDINAKPNLKLGEI from the coding sequence ATGGATAGAAAAGTAATATTAGCGATTGAATCAAGTTGTGATGAAACAGCAGCGGCAGTAGTTGTAAATGGCAGAGAAGTTCTGTCAAATGTAATTTCATCACAGATAGAAACTCATACTAAATTTGGAGGAGTAGTTCCTGAAGTTGCTTCAAGAATGCATATAGAAGTTGTTGATAAAGTAGTTAAACAGGCTTTAAAAGAAGCTTCATTAACGATTGATGAAATAGATGCGATAGGTGTTACGTATGGACCAGGACTTGTTGGAGCACTTCTTGTTGGTCTTCAGTATGCAAAAGGTTTGGCACTTTCATCTGGAAAGCCTCTTGTAGGTGTAAATCATATTCAGGGACATATAAGTGCAAACTTTATTCAGTATAAGGAGCTTAAGCCACCATTTGTTTCACTTGTAGTATCAGGAGGGCATACTTTTATAGTTTATGTAAAAGACTATACTGAATTTGAAATAATTGGAGAAACACGAGACGATGCAGCTGGAGAAGCATTTGATAAAGTTGCAAGAGCAATTGGACTCGGTTATCCTGGAGGACCTAAGATAGATAAAATATCTAATGAAGGAAACGATAAAGCTTTTAATTTTCCAAGGGCAAAGTTTCACGATGACAGTTTAGATTTTTCTTTTAGTGGATTAAAATCAGCTGTTTTAAATTATATAAATAGTGCAAAAATGAAGAATATAGAAATAAATAAAGCAGATGTTGCATCATCATTTCAAAAAGCAGTTATAGATGTTTTAAGAAATAATGTTTTTTTAACATGCGAAAAAAGAAATGTAGATAAAATAGCAGTAGCAGGAGGAGTAGCATCAAATTCTCATCTTCGTCATGAACTTCTTAGTGAAGGAGAAGAAAAAGGAATAAAAATACTCTTCCCAGAACCTATTTTATGTACAGATAATGCCGCTATGATCGGAAGCGCTGCATATTTTAATTATATTAAAGGCTATGTATCAGATCTAGATATAAATGCAAAACCTAATCTAAAACTTGGTGAAATATAA
- a CDS encoding HAD family hydrolase: protein MYQNYIFDLYGTLVDLNTDEGKEELWIKLSEFYSFQGAFYKPLEIKEEYKKICSNEIEKNKNIKNYEIDILNVFRILYNKKGIKADDDLCIYTGQFFRITSTQYIKLYNGVLDLFEKLREKEKNIYLLSNAQHIFTVPEMKMLGIYDLFDGIVLSSDEGIRKPSANFYDIIIKRYNLKKSESIMIGNDYMSDIEGSYKAGIDSLYIETNISPKVKGKLYSKFNILDGNIKKIERLLLK, encoded by the coding sequence ATGTACCAAAATTATATATTTGATCTATATGGAACGCTTGTAGATTTAAATACAGATGAGGGAAAAGAAGAACTATGGATAAAACTTTCAGAATTTTATAGCTTTCAGGGTGCTTTTTACAAACCTTTAGAAATAAAAGAAGAGTATAAAAAAATATGTAGTAATGAAATAGAAAAAAATAAGAACATTAAAAATTATGAAATAGATATATTAAATGTTTTTAGAATTCTTTATAATAAAAAAGGTATAAAAGCAGATGATGACTTATGTATATATACAGGTCAATTTTTTAGAATAACATCTACCCAATATATAAAATTGTATAATGGAGTTTTGGATTTATTTGAAAAGCTTAGAGAAAAGGAAAAAAATATTTATCTTTTATCGAATGCACAGCATATTTTTACAGTACCTGAAATGAAAATGCTTGGAATATATGATCTTTTTGATGGAATAGTATTATCTTCAGATGAAGGAATAAGAAAACCATCTGCAAACTTTTATGATATTATAATAAAAAGATATAATTTAAAAAAGAGTGAAAGTATAATGATAGGAAATGATTATATGTCTGATATAGAAGGATCATATAAGGCTGGAATAGATTCTCTTTATATTGAAACAAATATTTCACCTAAAGTTAAAGGAAAACTTTATAGTAAATTTAATATTTTAGATGGTAATATAAAAAAAATAGAAAGATTATTATTAAAATAG
- a CDS encoding LTA synthase family protein, with protein MNKFIAKLQYTLKNKDTIIDILMIILPVICLVYKGVILQGFITNKDPYGFNFGAGYISASPFFKYYIFFSAIFISFSFLFKRRGRAIYLLITNFFVTLLYLLDIWYYRGFLTVPSARILTQTANLDNMGGSILSMTSPLDVLFIVDFILLVLLVIIFRKNIFVKKCRSIISFVTILVISLAVILYIPFKVNVLHMQNVSGSYVFSNYDPTNTERYFSAIGYHINDIYTVYKDSKPYAMTDEDKAYVKTYFEYKNENLEHNEYFGKAEGKNILYIQVESLENFVINQKIDGQEITPVLNSLLNSSYYFPNTFEQVNEGTSADCDLMVNTSMLPLRRGGTFFRYPDTDYNSMPKILKKYGYQTNVIHPDKGSFWNYQAGLTGGIDFENFYDSHSLDTTDQIGLGISDESYFNQVEPMIKNFKEPFYTMTITLTSHGPFDLPQDLRELKLNSELDNSELGGYFQSIHYTDKQIGNFLDKLKEDGLLDNTIVAIMGDHTGVHKYYNSSIENLSNKEDWFMFNGNPTMPFIIYDSSLNKKVQIDNYCGEIDVMPTLLYLIGVDDDDYQNTCLGRNMLNTNKSYAILTNGELRGGDDLSGKEKEVYKNSLEMSDKMIRANYIPEH; from the coding sequence ATGAATAAATTTATAGCCAAACTACAATATACTCTAAAGAATAAAGATACTATAATCGATATTCTTATGATTATACTTCCTGTAATATGTCTTGTTTATAAAGGGGTTATTCTTCAAGGTTTTATTACAAATAAAGATCCATATGGTTTCAATTTTGGAGCTGGATATATTTCGGCTTCTCCGTTTTTTAAATATTACATATTCTTTTCTGCAATATTTATAAGTTTCTCTTTTCTATTTAAGAGAAGAGGACGAGCTATTTACTTGTTAATTACGAATTTTTTTGTTACGCTTTTGTATCTTCTTGATATATGGTACTACAGAGGATTTTTAACAGTTCCATCTGCAAGGATTTTAACTCAAACTGCAAATCTTGATAATATGGGAGGAAGCATACTCTCAATGACAAGTCCTTTGGATGTTCTCTTTATAGTAGATTTTATTCTATTAGTACTTTTAGTAATAATTTTTAGAAAGAATATCTTTGTAAAAAAATGTAGAAGTATTATTTCTTTTGTAACTATCTTAGTAATTTCATTAGCAGTAATTCTATATATACCATTTAAAGTTAATGTTTTACATATGCAAAACGTTAGTGGATCTTACGTATTCTCAAATTATGATCCGACTAATACAGAACGATATTTTTCAGCTATAGGATATCATATAAATGATATATATACAGTTTACAAAGATTCAAAACCTTATGCAATGACTGATGAGGATAAAGCTTACGTTAAAACATATTTTGAATATAAAAATGAAAACCTTGAACATAATGAATATTTTGGAAAAGCTGAAGGGAAAAATATACTTTATATTCAAGTTGAATCTTTAGAAAATTTTGTTATAAATCAGAAGATAGACGGTCAAGAAATAACTCCAGTACTTAATAGTCTTTTAAATTCAAGTTACTATTTTCCTAATACATTTGAACAGGTAAATGAAGGAACAAGTGCTGATTGTGATCTTATGGTAAATACATCAATGCTTCCATTAAGACGAGGTGGAACATTCTTTAGATATCCAGATACAGATTACAACTCGATGCCTAAAATATTAAAGAAATACGGCTATCAAACTAACGTTATACATCCTGATAAAGGTTCATTTTGGAATTATCAGGCAGGATTAACAGGTGGAATTGACTTTGAGAATTTCTATGATTCTCATTCACTTGACACAACTGATCAGATTGGTCTTGGAATAAGTGATGAAAGCTATTTTAATCAGGTTGAGCCTATGATTAAAAATTTCAAAGAACCTTTCTATACAATGACAATTACACTTACAAGCCATGGTCCATTTGATTTACCTCAAGATTTAAGAGAACTTAAATTGAATAGTGAATTAGATAATAGCGAACTTGGTGGATACTTCCAGAGTATTCATTATACAGATAAACAGATTGGAAATTTCTTAGATAAACTTAAAGAAGATGGACTTTTAGATAATACTATTGTTGCTATAATGGGAGACCATACAGGTGTTCATAAATACTATAACAGCAGTATTGAAAATTTATCAAATAAAGAAGACTGGTTTATGTTTAATGGAAATCCTACAATGCCTTTTATAATTTATGATTCTTCTCTTAATAAAAAAGTACAAATAGACAATTATTGTGGAGAAATAGATGTGATGCCTACTCTTTTATATCTTATTGGTGTAGACGATGATGATTATCAAAATACATGTCTTGGAAGAAACATGTTAAATACTAATAAATCATATGCTATTCTTACAAACGGTGAATTAAGAGGCGGAGATGATTTATCAGGTAAAGAAAAAGAGGTATATAAAAATTCTCTTGAAATGTCCGATAAAATGATTCGTGCAAATTATATACCAGAACATTAA
- a CDS encoding GDSL-type esterase/lipase family protein, which produces MNKINTIFIGDSLTYGYGVDKKSCWVYKLSKELNISYLNKGLNGDTTSSMLERYYEDVVIYNPKYVFIMGGSNDLLCMRSSSSIIENISLMIKDSINKSNILIGIPPCIVSEMAFNLFSPSSSYKYAEKELIVLRKKLIELCIKYKIKYIDFYEETKNKKELFLDGIHLTKEGHNILYKKALKAFL; this is translated from the coding sequence TTGAATAAAATAAATACAATCTTTATTGGTGACAGCCTTACATATGGATATGGTGTAGATAAAAAATCATGCTGGGTTTATAAGCTTTCAAAAGAACTTAATATATCTTATTTAAATAAAGGATTAAATGGAGATACTACCTCTTCAATGCTTGAACGATACTATGAAGATGTAGTAATTTATAATCCTAAATATGTATTTATAATGGGCGGAAGTAATGATCTTTTATGTATGAGAAGTTCAAGTTCTATCATAGAAAACATATCGCTTATGATAAAAGACAGCATAAATAAAAGCAATATATTAATAGGAATACCACCTTGCATAGTAAGTGAGATGGCTTTTAATTTATTTTCTCCATCTTCATCATATAAATATGCAGAAAAAGAATTAATTGTACTTAGAAAAAAATTAATAGAACTGTGCATAAAATATAAAATAAAATATATAGATTTTTATGAAGAAACAAAAAATAAAAAAGAATTATTTTTAGATGGAATCCATCTTACAAAAGAAGGTCATAATATATTGTATAAAAAGGCATTAAAAGCCTTTTTATAA
- a CDS encoding FAD-dependent oxidoreductase encodes MQNYELIILGAGVAGMAAAVEAAENGIKDILILEQDCYGGIMNEFIDNSYGEKVFGYEVTGPEYVDYLRDKLYKFNIEIKENTKVIDICFDHKITYVNSISGVQSVKGAAIIMAMGAKEKYEPNVMMPIKGITGVATIGEAHRMITIEGYFIGNDTIITGKDLYSAILARRIILEGGHVKSLIFRRKLSKEKDKDILSIVEDFKIPIIERAEITEIFGDVRVSKVEIRNIENNEIKEIECDSLILSGVFRGMSELAEKIGIKVNEKTKDIIVNDFKTSIPGFFACGNIIDSENMFKTNEENNFLCGEKASMYIKNSL; translated from the coding sequence ATGCAAAATTATGAGCTTATTATTCTAGGAGCAGGTGTTGCCGGTATGGCAGCAGCAGTGGAAGCTGCAGAAAATGGAATTAAAGATATATTAATACTTGAACAGGACTGTTATGGTGGAATTATGAATGAATTTATTGATAATTCATATGGAGAAAAAGTATTTGGATATGAAGTAACAGGACCTGAATATGTAGATTATTTAAGAGACAAACTTTATAAATTTAACATAGAAATAAAAGAAAATACAAAAGTTATAGATATTTGTTTTGATCATAAAATTACATATGTTAACTCTATATCTGGGGTTCAGTCTGTTAAAGGAGCTGCAATAATTATGGCAATGGGTGCAAAAGAAAAGTATGAACCGAATGTTATGATGCCTATAAAAGGTATTACAGGTGTAGCAACTATAGGTGAAGCTCACAGAATGATAACTATTGAAGGATATTTTATTGGAAATGATACAATTATTACAGGAAAAGATCTTTATTCTGCAATACTTGCAAGAAGGATAATACTTGAAGGCGGACATGTAAAAAGTCTTATATTTAGAAGAAAATTATCTAAGGAAAAAGATAAAGATATTTTAAGTATAGTTGAAGATTTTAAAATACCAATAATAGAAAGAGCTGAAATTACAGAAATTTTTGGAGATGTGAGAGTATCAAAAGTAGAAATAAGAAATATAGAAAATAATGAAATAAAAGAAATAGAATGTGATTCACTTATTTTATCAGGTGTATTTAGAGGCATGAGCGAGCTTGCTGAAAAAATTGGAATAAAAGTAAATGAAAAGACAAAAGATATAATTGTAAATGATTTTAAAACTTCGATTCCTGGATTTTTTGCATGTGGAAATATAATAGATTCAGAGAATATGTTTAAAACTAATGAAGAAAATAATTTTTTATGTGGAGAAAAAGCTTCTATGTATATAAAAAACAGTTTATAA
- a CDS encoding alpha/beta hydrolase — MKLLRNSNGIYKVPKEKVSVFKVLKFILIIIAVILSIGVVLQIGTDFINNTKFKSDYKYIRIDGKKNEYNYKGKGSVTVILDGCIGTTMYQWNGIIDKLKENKDISIFTYNRQGYGYNDGGDKLTPKEQAMRLKTILKKSGVSKPYIIVGEGYGSLVGTNFANEYPDEVGGMVLINPINEKSLKEDSIKKEYKKKYLRAKIEECASNIYLTHIINDFNLSVQDNTAYKSTLSEVPLAEFSAFENTKKYRQAVANEYKALCDADSDSQNEGVLKGKPVYILTDEQSESLEKLTDPENLKVNNIEKTDELSSKSYEDDVVDAINSVSKQILKELRKNS; from the coding sequence ATGAAATTATTGAGAAATTCTAATGGTATATATAAAGTTCCTAAAGAAAAAGTAAGTGTTTTTAAGGTATTAAAATTTATTCTTATTATAATTGCAGTAATTTTATCTATTGGAGTTGTGCTTCAAATTGGGACTGATTTTATAAATAATACTAAATTTAAATCTGATTATAAATATATTCGTATTGATGGGAAGAAAAATGAATATAATTATAAAGGAAAAGGAAGCGTTACTGTAATTTTAGATGGATGTATAGGAACTACAATGTATCAGTGGAATGGTATTATTGATAAACTAAAGGAAAATAAAGATATTTCTATATTTACATATAATAGACAGGGATACGGATATAATGATGGAGGAGATAAACTAACTCCTAAAGAGCAAGCAATGAGACTTAAAACTATATTAAAGAAATCTGGAGTATCCAAACCATACATAATCGTAGGTGAAGGATATGGAAGTCTTGTAGGTACTAATTTTGCAAATGAATATCCTGATGAAGTAGGAGGAATGGTTTTAATTAATCCAATTAATGAAAAATCACTTAAAGAAGATTCTATAAAAAAAGAATATAAGAAGAAATATTTAAGAGCAAAAATTGAAGAATGTGCTTCCAATATCTATCTTACACATATAATTAATGACTTTAATTTGTCTGTTCAGGATAACACAGCTTATAAGAGCACTCTAAGTGAAGTACCTCTTGCTGAATTTAGTGCATTTGAAAACACTAAGAAGTACAGGCAAGCAGTTGCAAATGAATATAAGGCTTTGTGTGATGCAGATTCTGATAGCCAAAATGAAGGAGTTTTAAAAGGAAAGCCTGTTTATATACTTACAGATGAACAATCAGAATCATTAGAGAAACTTACTGATCCTGAAAATTTAAAAGTAAATAATATAGAAAAAACAGATGAGCTTTCTTCAAAATCTTATGAAGATGATGTTGTTGATGCGATAAATTCAGTTTCAAAACAGATTTTGAAAGAACTTAGGAAAAATTCATAA